Proteins encoded by one window of Microcebus murinus isolate Inina chromosome 2, M.murinus_Inina_mat1.0, whole genome shotgun sequence:
- the GJA8 gene encoding gap junction alpha-8 protein: MGDWSFLGNILEEVNEHSTVIGRVWLTVLFIFRILILGTAAEFVWGDEQSDFVCNTQQPGCENVCYDEAFPISHIRLWVLQIIFVSTPSLMYVGHAVHYVRMEEKRKDREAEELCQQAGDGGERGPLNPDQGSIKKSSSSSKGTKKFRLEGTLLRTYICHIIFKTLFEVGFIVGHYFLYGFRILPLYRCSRWPCPNVVDCFVSRPTEKTIFILFMLSVASVSLFLNIMEMSHLGLKGIRSAFKRPAEQPLGELPEKSLHSIAVSSIQKAKGYQLLEEEKIVSHYFPLSEVGMVETSPLSAKPFSQFEEKVSTGPLGDLSRGYQETLPSYAQVGAQEVEAEGQPVEEGAEPEVAEKRQEAEKVTTEGQEAAAVPEGEKVETPGTGKEGEKEELQAEVALKQGLLAEKTPSLCPELTAEDTRPLSRLSKASSRARSDDLTI; this comes from the coding sequence ATGGGTGACTGGAGTTTCCTGGGGAACATCTTGGAGGAGGTGAATGAGCACTCCACGGTCATCGGCAGAGTCTGGCTCACCGTGCTCTTCATCTTCCGGATCCTCATCCTGGGCACGGCCGCAGAGTTCGTGTGGGGGGACGAGCAGTCCGACTTCGTGTGCAACACCCAGCAGCCAGGTTGCGAGAACGTCTGCTACGACGAGGCCTTCCCCATCTCCCACATCCGCCTCTGGGTGCTGCAGATCATCTTCGTGTCCACGCCGTCGCTCATGTACGTGGGCCACGCGGTGCACTACGTGCGCATGGAGGAGAAGCGCAAGGACCGCGAGGCGGAGGAGCTGTGCCAGCAGGCGGGCGACGGCGGCGAGAGGGGCCCGCTCAACCCAGACCAGGGCAGCATCAagaagagcagcagcagcagcaaaggcACCAAGAAGTTCCGGCTGGAGGGGACCCTGCTGAGGACCTACATCTGCCACATCATCTTCAAGACCCTCTTCGAGGTGGGCTTCATCGTGGGCCACTACTTCCTGTACGGCTTCCGCATCCTGCCGCTCTATCGCTGCAGCCGCTGGCCCTGCCCCAACGTGGTGGACTGCTTCGTGTCGCGGCCCACTGAGAAAACCATCTTCATCCTGTTCATGCTGTCTGTGGCCTCTGTGTCCCTCTTCCTCAATATCATGGAGATGAGCCACCTGGGCCTGAAGGGGATCCGCTCTGCCTTCAAGAGGCCCGCGGAGCAGCCGCTGGGGGAGCTGCCGGAGAAATCCCTACACTCCATCGCCGTCTCCTCCATCCAGAAAGCCAAGGGCTACCAGCTCCTAGAAGAAGAGAAAATCGTGTCCCACTATTTCCCTCTGTCCGAGGTTGGGATGGTGGAGACCAGCCCACTCTCTGCCAAGCCCTTCAGTCAGTTCGAGGAAAAGGTCAGCACAGGACCCCTAGGGGACCTGTCCCGGGGCTACCAGGAGACACTGCCTTCCTACGCTCAGGTGGGGGCGCAGGAAGTGGAGGCGGAGGGGCAGCCTGTCGAGGAGGGTGCAGAGCCCGAGGTGGCAGAGAAGAGGCAGGAAGCGGAGAAGGTGACCACGGAAGGGCAGGAGGCCGCGGCAGTGCCAGAGGGGGAGAAAGTGGAGACCCCTGGAACGGGCAAAGAGGGTGAGAAAGAAGAGCTGCAGGCCGAGGTGGCGTTGAAGCAAGGGCTGCTAGCTGAGAAAACACCCTCGCTCTGTCCAGAGCTCACGGCAGAGGACACCAGACCCTTGAGCAGGCTGAGCAAAGCCAGCAGCCGGGCCAGGTCAGACGATCTAACCATATGA